One genomic window of Luteitalea pratensis includes the following:
- a CDS encoding integrase core domain-containing protein, which yields MSALRRENLSPSCWPTRAWRNVNAQIDALLATGVLRRLLAMTELKFSNSMIEAWWRSLKHHWLFLYALDSVATVRRLVAFYVDEHNRVLPHSAFRGQTPDEMYFGTGDAISAELASRADAARRARLKENRAMTCETCPVLNATV from the coding sequence GTGAGCGCGCTTCGCCGTGAGAACCTGTCCCCGTCGTGCTGGCCGACGCGGGCGTGGAGAAACGTCAACGCGCAGATCGATGCACTGCTCGCCACGGGCGTGCTTCGGCGTCTACTGGCCATGACGGAGCTGAAATTCTCGAACTCCATGATCGAAGCCTGGTGGCGCTCCCTAAAGCATCACTGGCTGTTCTTGTACGCGCTCGACAGCGTAGCCACGGTTCGCCGGCTGGTGGCGTTCTACGTCGACGAGCACAATCGGGTGCTGCCACACTCGGCATTCCGCGGCCAGACGCCGGACGAGATGTACTTCGGGACGGGGGACGCGATCTCGGCGGAACTCGCATCACGCGCGGACGCCGCACGCCGAGCACGTCTGAAGGAGAACCGAGCGATGACCTGCGAAACGTGCCCGGTACTGAATGCGACGGTGTAA
- a CDS encoding DDE-type integrase/transposase/recombinase: MSSHVTESTDAREVRAIEGMVTSPAYRHVPTRTLAVLAQRLGTVCASPSTWYRLVRTHAWRRPRLRVHPQKPHVGLRTTRPNEMWHIDTSVIRRLDGTRAYVHAVIDNFSRRILGWHVAGAFAPGNSVAVLLAASERASP, translated from the coding sequence GTGTCCTCGCACGTCACCGAATCGACTGACGCGCGGGAGGTCCGCGCGATCGAAGGCATGGTGACGTCGCCGGCTTACCGTCACGTGCCGACCCGGACGCTCGCGGTGCTCGCGCAGCGGCTCGGCACCGTCTGCGCGTCGCCCTCGACCTGGTACCGCCTCGTGCGGACGCACGCATGGCGACGCCCACGGCTCCGCGTCCATCCTCAGAAGCCGCACGTGGGCCTGCGCACGACGCGTCCGAACGAGATGTGGCACATCGATACCAGCGTGATTCGTCGCCTCGACGGCACGCGAGCCTACGTGCACGCCGTCATCGACAACTTCTCACGAAGAATTCTGGGATGGCACGTGGCCGGTGCGTTCGCACCGGGCAACAGCGTGGCCGTACTCCTCGCCGCCAGTGAGCGCGCTTCGCCGTGA
- a CDS encoding NAD(P)/FAD-dependent oxidoreductase, with translation MGNCSYDALIVGGGPAGATAALGLAQCGWRVCLLHRAQPRASVHARTGETLPSASRATLRALGLWSTFLQDGHVPSPGTVAWWDAENPIEQDSVFDPWGPAWHIDRWRFDHRLREAAAVAGAEVLDGLRLVDAQRLTAARASGAACWSASLRDETRTVPVRARVLIVATGRGRHPVACGGRRGRLDRLIGLAALVPAGEPLASVDQRIWIEATPEGWWYSAPTPGGPWTITFFTDADRVPREKGRDGISRYWREQFLGSQQTKQRIAHLTSFAPMLGTVTMPGALRVFAADSYRSAACHGPGWMAAGDAVSAWDPLSGQGIENALQSGSRVARAVHAILQGGDAGAICRDYADEVEARDGQYRRDRSAYYGRVQRWPDAVFWRRRTRQDQ, from the coding sequence GTGGGCAACTGCTCCTACGATGCGTTGATCGTCGGTGGTGGGCCGGCCGGCGCGACCGCCGCGCTCGGCCTCGCACAGTGCGGATGGCGCGTGTGCCTCCTGCACCGGGCGCAGCCGCGTGCCTCCGTGCACGCGCGCACAGGCGAGACGCTGCCATCCGCCTCGCGCGCGACGCTGCGCGCGCTCGGCCTCTGGTCCACTTTTCTCCAGGACGGTCACGTGCCGTCGCCCGGCACCGTGGCGTGGTGGGATGCCGAGAACCCGATCGAACAGGACAGCGTCTTCGATCCGTGGGGGCCCGCGTGGCATATCGACCGGTGGCGCTTCGACCATCGGCTGCGTGAAGCGGCCGCCGTGGCTGGCGCCGAGGTGCTGGACGGCCTGCGCCTGGTGGACGCGCAGCGACTCACGGCGGCACGCGCCTCAGGAGCCGCGTGCTGGTCCGCCTCGCTGCGCGACGAAACCCGGACCGTCCCGGTCCGGGCGCGCGTCCTGATTGTCGCGACCGGACGCGGCCGACATCCCGTGGCGTGCGGCGGGCGGCGCGGCCGGCTCGATCGTCTCATCGGGCTGGCGGCGCTCGTACCCGCCGGCGAGCCTCTCGCCTCCGTCGATCAGCGGATCTGGATCGAGGCGACCCCGGAGGGCTGGTGGTATTCGGCACCGACACCCGGTGGTCCCTGGACGATCACGTTCTTCACGGATGCCGATCGCGTGCCTCGAGAAAAAGGCCGCGACGGCATCAGCCGCTACTGGCGCGAGCAGTTCCTCGGCTCGCAGCAGACCAAACAGCGGATCGCGCACCTAACGTCGTTTGCGCCGATGCTCGGCACCGTCACCATGCCAGGTGCCCTCCGGGTGTTCGCGGCCGACAGCTATCGCTCGGCGGCCTGTCACGGGCCCGGGTGGATGGCCGCCGGCGACGCCGTTTCCGCCTGGGATCCCTTGTCGGGGCAAGGCATCGAGAACGCGTTGCAGTCCGGATCGCGCGTGGCGCGCGCGGTCCATGCGATCCTACAGGGCGGCGACGCGGGCGCAATTTGCCGCGATTACGCTGACGAGGTCGAGGCGCGGGACGGGCAGTACCGCCGCGACCGGTCGGCCTATTACGGGCGCGTGCAGCGCTGGCCCGACGCGGTCTTCTGGCGGCGCCGCACGCGCCAGGATCAATGA
- a CDS encoding LodA/GoxA family CTQ-dependent oxidase, whose product MPTRIEIHPAIGIARLGPSEEFFVAPEPGLPPPDRYRDAGGRLKRQAARFRLFECERDDAGILTTARELGPETGEITWTVHLVNRKGAAPNFAKPSGGRRNQATGNDEQDGALIIDPGPRSVSGRSAPPAPFDTGSFKETVVPLGDIRTDSFGRLLVCGGHGESDSVPPQPNPERPIQGFADSDGWFDDTADGPVEATIRFASGDMVTAEPAWVIVGPADFAPEIKNLVTLYDVAFDVAVREGQRSMPATPSFVRDIQPILQRAVDYQWVNRFANGGHSGSRPGNFASDWSALANPANPPAEAQFLLDRLRDSTQSPIPPPVESHARRWMPRLHDEHNDARVLPVTSVQYTMLLQWAAGNFTGDLQNPPPPPDLLPDALDRAALESCSGGAFFPGIEVGQVMKDPGTYEEPFRIARTMRPGQLTAGNALPWQADFHACTWEMQGFIGWWPAQRPDHVRPENAATTMVDWARGISGVQDGTDRDMVDGWHRLGIVRSRANASGTMLLETERDPTL is encoded by the coding sequence ATGCCCACGAGAATCGAGATTCATCCCGCCATCGGCATCGCTCGCCTCGGACCGAGCGAGGAGTTCTTTGTGGCCCCGGAGCCAGGCCTGCCGCCGCCCGATCGCTATCGCGATGCGGGCGGGCGGCTCAAGCGGCAGGCCGCACGCTTTCGTCTGTTCGAGTGCGAGCGCGACGACGCTGGAATCCTCACGACCGCGCGAGAGCTTGGCCCCGAGACCGGCGAGATTACCTGGACGGTGCACCTGGTGAATCGAAAGGGGGCCGCCCCCAATTTCGCGAAGCCGAGTGGCGGCCGGCGTAACCAGGCCACTGGCAACGATGAGCAGGACGGCGCCCTGATCATCGATCCGGGGCCTCGATCCGTCTCAGGCCGCTCGGCGCCGCCGGCGCCCTTCGATACGGGGTCGTTCAAGGAGACGGTAGTACCGCTTGGGGACATCAGAACCGACAGCTTCGGCCGCCTGCTCGTGTGCGGCGGACACGGTGAGTCGGACTCGGTTCCGCCACAGCCGAATCCGGAGCGGCCGATCCAGGGATTCGCCGACAGCGACGGCTGGTTCGACGACACCGCGGACGGTCCAGTAGAGGCCACGATCCGGTTCGCGTCCGGCGACATGGTGACCGCCGAGCCCGCGTGGGTGATCGTCGGTCCGGCGGACTTCGCGCCTGAGATCAAGAACCTGGTGACGTTGTACGACGTCGCCTTCGACGTCGCCGTGCGCGAGGGACAACGCTCAATGCCGGCAACGCCGTCGTTCGTGCGCGACATCCAGCCCATTCTGCAGCGCGCGGTCGACTACCAATGGGTCAACCGGTTCGCGAACGGCGGACACTCAGGGTCGCGTCCTGGGAACTTCGCCTCGGACTGGAGTGCATTGGCCAATCCGGCGAACCCTCCCGCCGAGGCGCAGTTCCTCCTCGATCGGCTGCGCGACAGCACGCAGAGCCCGATCCCGCCGCCCGTCGAGTCCCACGCGCGGCGCTGGATGCCGCGGCTCCACGACGAGCACAACGATGCGCGGGTCCTTCCCGTGACCTCGGTCCAGTACACGATGTTGCTGCAGTGGGCGGCGGGAAACTTCACCGGTGATCTCCAGAATCCACCGCCGCCGCCCGATCTGTTGCCGGACGCGCTCGATCGCGCTGCATTGGAATCCTGCTCGGGCGGCGCTTTCTTCCCCGGCATCGAGGTCGGCCAAGTCATGAAGGATCCGGGGACCTACGAAGAGCCGTTCCGCATCGCGCGGACCATGCGGCCAGGCCAGTTGACAGCCGGCAACGCCCTGCCCTGGCAGGCAGACTTCCACGCCTGCACGTGGGAGATGCAGGGATTCATCGGGTGGTGGCCGGCACAACGCCCGGATCACGTGCGTCCGGAGAACGCGGCGACGACGATGGTGGATTGGGCGCGCGGGATCTCCGGCGTCCAGGACGGCACCGATCGAGACATGGTCGACGGTTGGCACCGGCTCGGCATCGTGCGTTCGCGTGCAAACGCGTCTGGGACGATGTTGCTGGAGACGGAGCGCGATCCGACGCTCTAG
- a CDS encoding transposase, giving the protein MDSRARRWCTAAGSPVGLPAAPRHDRGMKSRVHPTYKAHYRVGNWRAYERGLVSRGDVTLWLSPDAKAGWGVPPSGRPGGQQWFSDLAIETALTLRLVFHLPLRQTEGFVRSILTVMRASLDAPDHTTLSRRSQSLHVAVHNIPATGPLHLIVDSTECDALAVFRERPRHVQTRRVRESANTLEHAVGERSLKIDEAKRDINTCGRECQPAGLTGWRPGHRWALCTHVERPDAPIESISDGWSPKQRLVEARLFEDGVHDVASVGRPRDAADFGIPVRAAVSFTTGNGSDIDIADTRPLVSDECQRPSVWRDVERRAADSTGRVRDLGTLGRLAVDLEDPIGSAGFRLAIPDKQRPAVRHPGNHRTGIAHFLFGPSQCRHDEHTLADPDECDITPVRRPGG; this is encoded by the coding sequence ATGGATAGTCGCGCACGGCGTTGGTGCACGGCTGCTGGGTCTCCTGTTGGGTTACCGGCGGCCCCGCGGCATGATCGTGGGATGAAGTCGCGGGTGCATCCCACGTACAAGGCGCACTATCGGGTGGGGAACTGGCGGGCGTACGAGCGCGGCCTCGTCAGTCGGGGCGACGTGACGCTCTGGCTCTCGCCAGACGCCAAGGCTGGGTGGGGAGTGCCGCCGTCGGGCCGACCTGGCGGGCAGCAGTGGTTCTCGGATCTGGCCATCGAGACCGCCCTGACGCTCCGACTCGTCTTCCACTTGCCCTTGCGCCAGACGGAGGGCTTCGTCCGGTCGATCCTGACCGTGATGCGCGCCAGTCTTGACGCCCCTGACCACACGACGCTCTCTCGCCGGAGTCAATCGCTGCATGTAGCGGTGCACAACATCCCGGCGACAGGACCGCTGCACCTGATCGTCGACAGCACGGAATGCGACGCGCTCGCCGTCTTTCGAGAACGGCCCCGGCACGTCCAGACGCGTCGAGTCCGCGAATCGGCCAACACTCTGGAACACGCCGTCGGAGAGCGGTCCCTGAAGATCGATGAGGCGAAGCGCGACATCAATACGTGCGGTCGTGAATGCCAACCTGCCGGACTCACCGGGTGGCGGCCTGGACATCGATGGGCTCTCTGCACTCACGTGGAGCGCCCTGACGCCCCGATCGAGTCGATTTCCGATGGCTGGAGTCCGAAACAGCGTCTGGTCGAGGCCAGGCTCTTCGAGGACGGCGTACACGATGTCGCGTCCGTCGGGCGTCCACGAGACGCCGCTGATTTCGGTATTCCAGTTCGTGCGGCGGTGAGCTTCACCACCGGCAATGGGAGCGACATAGACATCGCCGACACCCGGCCGCTCGTATCGGATGAATGCCAGCGACCGTCCGTCTGGAGAGACGTCGAACGCCGAGCCGCCGATTCCACTGGGCGCGTGCGTGATCTGGGTACGCTTGGACGTCTCGCGGTCGATCTGGAAGATCCCATAGGGAGTGCCGGCTTCAGGCTCGCCATCCCTGACAAGCAGCGACCGGCCGTCCGGCATCCAGGCAACCATCGAACCGGAATCGCCCACTTTCTGTTCGGGCCCTCCCAGTGCCGGCACGACGAACACACCCTCGCCGACCCGGATGAATGCGATATCACGCCCGTTCGGCGACCAGGCGGGTGA
- a CDS encoding toll/interleukin-1 receptor domain-containing protein: MTSAPFDPEEFWEDLLAFIEDGRVLPVVGPELLTVESGGTQTFLYRVVAERLLNKYGMSAASLPDGAVLRDSHELNDAVCVLAAAGRRIRDLYRPINDILQKLIAEEQAVLTPLRELASIRHFDLFASTTPDHLLVQTLDAVRFGGMRQTDEIEYAPKLPTDRRRDMPEMPSSKYTAVFYLFGKADVSPFYAIHDEDVLEFAYTMQAGNAPEHMFSELRSRNLLFLGCGFSDWLSRFFLRLSNSERLFSDQRTKKEFFAGDRGMADVNFTVFLERFSQDSRSYDMDARAFVAELHRRWVMRNPDEAAPAPAAAQPGESAATSSSGTIFVSYSSEDLGAAKQLVAELEEIGGDVAWFDKSALKPGDRWDERLKSAVQRCSLFLPLLSGNTERRTEGYFRLEWSEAADRARKIQGRKFIFPTVIDPDYAGAMQAYGLVPEAFKAFQFAHAPAGRLSDALKSELRDQLRSLRRGKAQ; the protein is encoded by the coding sequence ATGACCTCGGCACCATTCGACCCCGAGGAATTCTGGGAGGACCTGCTGGCGTTCATCGAGGACGGCCGGGTTCTGCCGGTTGTGGGCCCCGAGCTGCTCACCGTTGAATCCGGCGGCACGCAGACGTTCCTTTACCGCGTCGTCGCCGAGCGGCTCCTGAACAAGTACGGCATGTCCGCGGCAAGTTTGCCGGACGGCGCGGTTCTTCGTGACAGTCACGAGCTGAACGACGCCGTGTGCGTGCTGGCAGCCGCGGGACGTCGAATCAGGGACCTGTACCGGCCGATCAACGACATCCTCCAGAAGCTCATCGCCGAGGAACAGGCCGTCCTCACGCCGCTGCGCGAGCTCGCCTCGATCCGGCATTTCGACCTGTTTGCGTCTACTACCCCGGACCACCTGCTGGTGCAGACACTCGACGCGGTCCGCTTCGGTGGCATGCGGCAGACCGACGAGATCGAGTACGCGCCAAAGCTGCCGACCGACCGGCGCCGCGACATGCCCGAAATGCCGTCGTCCAAATACACGGCCGTGTTCTACCTGTTCGGAAAGGCCGATGTCTCTCCGTTCTACGCCATTCACGACGAAGACGTTCTCGAGTTCGCGTATACGATGCAGGCCGGCAATGCGCCGGAGCACATGTTCTCGGAGCTGCGCAGCCGCAACCTGCTCTTTTTGGGCTGCGGGTTTTCAGACTGGCTCAGTCGCTTCTTCCTCCGCCTGTCGAACTCGGAACGGCTTTTCTCCGACCAGCGGACGAAGAAGGAGTTCTTCGCCGGGGATCGCGGGATGGCTGATGTCAACTTCACGGTCTTCCTGGAGCGCTTCAGCCAGGACTCGCGCTCGTACGACATGGACGCCCGCGCATTCGTCGCGGAGCTGCATCGCCGGTGGGTGATGCGCAATCCGGACGAGGCGGCGCCTGCGCCGGCTGCAGCGCAGCCTGGCGAGTCCGCCGCGACCTCCTCCAGCGGCACGATCTTCGTCAGTTACTCGAGCGAGGACCTCGGCGCCGCGAAGCAGCTCGTTGCCGAGCTCGAAGAGATTGGCGGGGACGTCGCCTGGTTCGACAAGAGCGCACTCAAGCCGGGAGACAGATGGGACGAGCGCCTCAAGAGCGCCGTGCAGCGGTGCAGTCTGTTCCTGCCCTTGCTCTCGGGCAATACCGAGCGGCGCACCGAAGGGTACTTTCGACTGGAGTGGAGCGAAGCGGCCGACCGCGCCCGTAAGATCCAGGGACGCAAGTTCATCTTTCCCACCGTGATCGATCCGGACTATGCCGGCGCGATGCAGGCGTATGGCCTGGTTCCCGAAGCATTCAAGGCGTTCCAGTTTGCGCACGCACCGGCGGGACGGCTCTCGGACGCCCTCAAGTCGGAGCTCCGCGACCAGCTTCGCAGCCTGAGGCGGGGCAAGGCGCAGTGA
- a CDS encoding WD40 repeat domain-containing protein — translation MTARASAAIDEDNPWPGLGSFDEAAERFFNGRQIESAELRRLVLGAPLTVLFGASGLGKTSLLHAGLFPALRKEHYLPIYIRLDVRDESAPLIEQVKLALLAQFRQRRIDAPGIAPDESLWTYLHRPGLELWSEQNQLLSPVLVLDQFEEVFTLGAENPTGIGRLRVDLADLIENRMPAEWARRLAQGEVAEDELSLDSQRYKVILSFREDFLPAIEGWRREVPSLLRNRLRLLPMSGEQAFEAVYTTAARLVDEPLARDIVRFVAAAQDGSGRQNPESLSDLGVEPALLSLVCHGLNEKRKAQGKGRFDAALLSGTGQAVIADYYDRAVGDLPDRTQRFIENELITERGFRKACDVDDARSIHGVTDRELRLLVDRRLLRIEPQRGTERVELTHDLLTGVVRAHRSTQRERVRSRRQRRRMALFAAAVVLLVSLVALFGRLYIRADAARQDAERQAANAEGRRLATEALYRFDASQEGLELSGALAALAMAVAPSTEGWKALAQVVRLIPAAPARFPNAHQAPVQALTFTVDGRLMASAAQDGSAVLWDVSNAMRKTVLQGRFPSAPSGFGLALAPDGRWLAAGGMGSLWIWNTATAVPTEPPIEHDNLIRSVAFSPDGQHMATATLGSGLVRVFERTGDDWHELPGSVAATTVYQANSVTFVANGLLAIAGTHGSPHQHGVWFWNLDTGSEAFVRAGNPTWNEGKCGALALSADAKTLAALCSGGLLVANREEEGFRTSDASRKDAGSSEVSDGLSLSPDGHYVAAVSGGVIHVFGKQNEQEIRRMSGPAIAVAFRPDGQTLAAGLRDGSIALWPMTKGTEAIHVHIDGLPSALVFSPDERWLVTAGNDETVRVVDISHANASRTLHAIRIGSELGRPVFSPDGRFLLTPAHAGAEVFDTSGWKKLSPNGLPGEITAATFSPDSRLLVTVGPQGIRCFETTTWHSARPSLAGHFETIRFSPDGRFLAAFSERNLQHQGSLDSTTVWSAATGIQVASLEKVVGPFDQPAKASGDQRLVVASATWPSAADSSITGRPIGRVRSDRAISPDHTLQASPDGSTLDLTEATSKRTIARLEHGSDIVDAVFSARGQWLATSARDGTVRLWPLRSQAILEQACRLLPRNLTPDEWKEFKVDGPYRKACPALP, via the coding sequence GTGACTGCCAGGGCCAGCGCTGCGATCGATGAGGACAACCCGTGGCCGGGACTCGGGTCCTTCGACGAGGCAGCCGAGCGGTTCTTCAATGGTCGTCAGATCGAATCTGCGGAGTTGCGCCGTCTGGTTCTGGGTGCGCCGCTGACGGTGTTGTTCGGTGCGTCGGGTCTGGGCAAGACGTCGCTGCTGCACGCCGGCCTGTTCCCGGCGCTTCGCAAGGAGCATTACCTTCCCATCTACATCCGGCTCGACGTGCGTGACGAGAGCGCGCCGCTCATAGAGCAGGTCAAGCTGGCGTTGTTGGCCCAGTTCCGCCAGCGGCGGATCGACGCCCCTGGCATCGCCCCCGACGAGTCGTTGTGGACATATCTCCACCGGCCGGGCCTCGAGTTATGGAGCGAACAGAACCAGCTCCTCTCGCCGGTGTTGGTTCTCGACCAGTTCGAGGAGGTCTTCACGCTCGGAGCGGAGAACCCCACTGGCATCGGGCGACTCCGTGTCGACCTCGCCGATCTCATCGAAAACCGCATGCCCGCAGAGTGGGCCCGGCGGCTGGCGCAAGGCGAAGTCGCGGAAGACGAATTGTCCCTGGACAGTCAACGCTACAAGGTAATTTTGAGCTTTCGCGAGGACTTCCTTCCCGCCATCGAGGGTTGGAGGCGGGAGGTGCCATCACTCCTGCGCAATCGTCTCAGGCTGCTGCCGATGTCTGGTGAGCAGGCCTTCGAGGCTGTTTACACCACGGCTGCCAGGCTCGTGGACGAGCCGCTCGCCCGGGACATCGTCCGGTTCGTGGCGGCTGCGCAGGACGGCTCCGGCCGCCAGAATCCGGAGAGCCTGAGCGACTTGGGGGTGGAACCGGCGCTCTTGAGCCTGGTGTGCCACGGATTGAACGAGAAGCGCAAGGCGCAGGGCAAGGGCCGGTTCGACGCGGCCCTGCTCAGTGGGACCGGCCAAGCAGTGATCGCTGACTACTACGACAGGGCGGTCGGCGATTTACCGGATCGCACTCAGCGGTTCATCGAAAACGAGCTCATCACCGAGCGGGGCTTTCGCAAGGCCTGTGACGTGGATGATGCGCGCAGCATCCACGGCGTGACCGATCGCGAGCTGCGGCTGCTCGTCGACAGGAGGCTGTTGCGCATCGAGCCGCAACGGGGCACGGAACGCGTGGAACTCACGCACGATCTGCTCACGGGGGTCGTGCGAGCCCACCGCAGCACGCAGCGCGAGAGGGTCAGAAGTCGTCGTCAGCGTCGGCGCATGGCTCTGTTCGCCGCTGCCGTCGTGCTGCTGGTGTCACTGGTCGCGCTGTTCGGCCGGCTGTACATCAGGGCCGACGCGGCCCGTCAGGACGCGGAGCGCCAGGCGGCGAACGCCGAGGGGCGGAGACTCGCCACGGAGGCGCTGTACCGGTTCGATGCTTCGCAAGAGGGACTTGAACTCAGCGGTGCGCTGGCGGCACTCGCGATGGCCGTCGCGCCGAGCACGGAAGGGTGGAAAGCACTGGCGCAGGTTGTCCGGCTCATTCCTGCCGCACCGGCCAGGTTCCCGAACGCTCACCAGGCGCCGGTTCAGGCCCTGACATTTACCGTCGACGGGCGCTTGATGGCCTCCGCCGCGCAGGACGGCAGCGCCGTGCTCTGGGATGTGTCGAACGCCATGCGGAAGACAGTCTTGCAAGGGAGATTTCCTTCCGCCCCGTCGGGGTTCGGACTTGCGCTCGCCCCGGACGGTCGATGGCTCGCGGCTGGTGGCATGGGATCGCTGTGGATCTGGAACACGGCCACTGCAGTCCCCACGGAGCCGCCCATCGAACACGACAACCTGATCAGGTCTGTTGCCTTCAGCCCCGATGGACAGCACATGGCCACGGCGACCCTGGGCTCGGGCCTGGTCAGGGTGTTCGAACGAACCGGTGACGACTGGCACGAGCTCCCCGGCTCGGTGGCGGCAACGACCGTGTACCAAGCGAACAGCGTGACCTTCGTCGCCAACGGCTTGCTGGCGATCGCGGGGACGCATGGGAGCCCCCACCAGCACGGCGTCTGGTTCTGGAATCTGGACACGGGGTCGGAGGCATTCGTTCGTGCGGGCAATCCGACGTGGAACGAGGGCAAGTGCGGGGCACTTGCCCTCAGCGCTGACGCGAAGACGCTGGCCGCACTCTGTAGCGGAGGACTGTTGGTCGCGAACCGGGAAGAGGAGGGCTTCCGGACCTCAGACGCCTCGCGTAAGGACGCGGGCAGCTCCGAGGTGTCGGACGGCCTTTCTCTCAGTCCCGACGGGCACTACGTGGCGGCCGTGAGTGGCGGGGTCATTCACGTATTCGGGAAGCAGAACGAGCAGGAAATTCGCCGGATGAGCGGGCCGGCGATTGCTGTGGCCTTCCGGCCGGACGGACAGACGCTCGCGGCCGGGCTGAGGGACGGGTCGATCGCCTTGTGGCCAATGACGAAAGGGACCGAGGCGATCCACGTGCACATCGACGGGCTGCCGTCCGCACTCGTCTTCAGTCCCGACGAACGCTGGCTCGTCACCGCAGGAAATGACGAGACCGTTCGGGTCGTCGACATCTCACATGCCAACGCAAGCCGGACGCTGCATGCGATCCGAATCGGGTCGGAACTCGGCCGTCCAGTGTTCAGCCCTGATGGTCGCTTCCTCCTGACACCCGCACACGCGGGCGCCGAGGTGTTCGACACGAGCGGCTGGAAAAAGCTGTCGCCGAACGGATTGCCCGGCGAGATCACCGCCGCCACGTTCAGTCCGGACAGTCGCCTGCTGGTCACGGTGGGCCCGCAAGGCATCCGCTGTTTCGAGACGACCACGTGGCACTCGGCGAGGCCCTCCCTCGCCGGCCACTTCGAGACGATCAGGTTCAGTCCGGACGGTCGGTTCCTGGCCGCTTTCAGCGAGCGCAATCTGCAACATCAAGGATCCCTGGACTCCACAACGGTGTGGAGCGCGGCCACAGGCATCCAGGTGGCCTCCCTGGAGAAAGTCGTCGGGCCGTTCGACCAACCGGCAAAAGCGAGCGGCGATCAACGGCTGGTCGTCGCGTCTGCAACATGGCCCAGTGCTGCCGACAGCTCGATTACTGGTCGGCCGATCGGCCGCGTCCGCAGCGATCGCGCGATTAGTCCGGATCACACCCTGCAGGCGTCTCCCGACGGATCGACGCTGGACCTGACCGAAGCAACGTCGAAGCGGACCATCGCGCGCCTGGAGCATGGCAGCGACATCGTCGACGCGGTGTTCAGCGCCCGAGGACAGTGGCTTGCGACGTCGGCCCGTGACGGCACCGTCCGACTGTGGCCGCTACGTTCGCAAGCAATCCTGGAGCAGGCGTGCAGGCTCTTGCCGCGCAATCTCACACCCGACGAATGGAAGGAGTTCAAAGTGGATGGTCCGTACCGGAAGGCCTGCCCTGCTCTTCCGTAA